One Streptosporangium becharense genomic window, TGGGGGCATGACCCTCGGGGCCGGGAGCGGGGCCGGGAACGGGAAGGGGACCGCAGGCGGCGGGGCCGGGAACGGGAACGACGCCGACGGCGGGGCCGCACCCCTCGCGCACACAGCCCTGGGCACGCTGCGCGGCGTCCGCTCCGCCAGGGTCTGCGCGTTCAGGGGCGTCCGGTACGCCGCCCCGGCCCGCCGTCTCACCGCCCCGTCGCCCGCCCCGTCCTGGCGGGGGATCGCCGACGCCGCCGTCCCCGGCCCGCCCGCCCCGCAACGGCCGGGGCGGATGGGCTGGGTGCCCGGCCTGGAGATCGACCCCTCGACGGGACGCGAGGACTGCCTCCACCTGAACGTCTGGACCCCCTCGTGCGAGGGGCGGCGGCCGGTGCTGGTGTTCCTGCACGGCGGCGCGTTCGTGTTCGGCTCCGGCGCGCAGCCGATGTACGACGGCACCGCACTCGCCCGCGACCACGGGCTCGTCGTGGTGACCGTGAACTACCGGCTCGGCCTGCCCGGATTCTGGTACGGCGACGGCGTCCCCGCCAACCTCGCCCTGCGCGACCAGATCGCCGCGCTGGAGTGGGTGCGCGACAACATCACGGCGTTCGGCGGGGACCCGGCCGAGGTGACCCTCGGCGGCCACTCGGCGGGCGGGACCAGCGTGCTGGCCCTGCTGACCTGCGCGCCGGGACTGTTCGCGCGGGCCGTGGCCATGAGCCCGGTGCCGTACGGCTTCGCCACCC contains:
- a CDS encoding carboxylesterase family protein, which codes for MTLGAGSGAGNGKGTAGGGAGNGNDADGGAAPLAHTALGTLRGVRSARVCAFRGVRYAAPARRLTAPSPAPSWRGIADAAVPGPPAPQRPGRMGWVPGLEIDPSTGREDCLHLNVWTPSCEGRRPVLVFLHGGAFVFGSGAQPMYDGTALARDHGLVVVTVNYRLGLPGFWYGDGVPANLALRDQIAALEWVRDNITAFGGDPAEVTLGGHSAGGTSVLALLTCAPGLFARAVAMSPVPYGFATPAEASAWTSAARRALGADPAAAPLEDLLAAESAAVRSAPPVGGLLPVAPVIDGDLLTAHPVDAIRSGDAAPVPLLVTTTTEETRLFVAIGGRDPGTREVFGRPAEEIVRMHRGPARHLVCAHRSPMSHGGVALGACHLVDVPLYLGTHGGPLTGSGPEVEELARSMTDEFARFCRGEEAEE